The candidate division WOR-3 bacterium nucleotide sequence CTTCGGGAAATTTATAATTATGTGACGAAAAATTGGCGGGATATCCCCCTAACTATCCAGGATGCCGGATTAAAGCCAACAAAGGCTTACGATGTTTATAATCAAAAATATGCCGATAATAAAGACAAATGCCTTCTTCTCCTCTCAATGCTCAAAGCGGTGGGAATTGATGCTTACCCCGGTTATGTTGCCCAAGAGATAATAAAAGATATCCCATCTCCCACTTATTTCTTTTACTTAATTTTAGTCTTAGAAATGGGCAACCGTTATCTATTTTTAGACCCGACATTTCCGGAAAAAGTCTCTTTGAGCCTCTCTTTCCCAAGTATCCTTGCCAATTATAATGAAGGATTTCCTATCCTTCCTGATTTAATTGGCCGGGAGGTCTTTTGGGTTAAACCCGATACTTTTTTCTTCCTTTCTATTCCCTATCCCGAACCCGAAGAGATTACTTCGGAATTTTTTTATACCCTTTCCCTTGATTCCCTTGGCAACTTAGAAGGCGAAATAAAAGCCACCCTCAATGGAATTTCAGCAATTGAATTAAGGGCGAATTATAAAGATAAAACGGAAAAGGAAAAAGAGATTGCCTTAAAAGGAATTATCTCACAAATTAAGACGGGTGCCAAACTCTTGAATTGGAGTATAGAAAATCTGCGCGAACCTCAAAAGCCGGTTCAAATTTCTCTCCGCTTCGCTGCTGAAAGATACGGCATCCGAGAAGGCAAAAGGATTAATTTCCACCTTCCCCCCTATCTCTTCTTCCCTAACCTTTCTTCTTATTTTACCCTGCCAGAAAGAAAATACCCATTAGATATCAAAATCCCCACTTCCTATAAGTACTATTTACAACTTACTATTCCCGAAGGGTGTGCTATATATTACTCACCAAAGGATTTTGCCTTTGCTGATTCCCTAATCGGATTAACAATTTCTTCCCGGAAAGATATCCCAACCTTCCAGTTGAATAAAGAAATAAAATTTCCCAAAAGGCGTTACCTACCGGAAGAATATGTTAGTTTGAAAAACGCTTGGTCAGATTTTGCTAAACCGGAGAACGGATTTATCATTCTAAAAAAGATTTAATTTATTAAAAATATAAACTTTTTCTTTATTATAGTTTTATCATTCTGTCCGATTAACCAATAAAGGCCCGATCTTACCTTCTGCCCATTTTCATCTTTTCCATCCCAAATGATTTCCCTTTTATGCGAAAAGGTGCGAATTAATCTCCCTTCTGAATTGTAGATATTTACCTTCTTGACCAAAAATGAAAGCACCCAAAATTGCACAATAGAATTCGCGGGATTGGGAAAAATTTTTATTGAAGAATAAGTTGGTAATTGTCCACTCCCTTCTATCCCGCCCATCGGTTTTCTTGTTACATAATACATAATAAAAATACTATCCTTTAAAATAACCGCGGGGTCTTTCACATACCGACTTTCTAAACCATTGGTAGAATCAATCTGCAGACGATAGCCAGGTTCTAAAACCCAATTTTCCCCATCCAACGAAAAGATGGAGCGGATGCCAGAACTATTGGGATTATTATTAAAACCATAAAACCGATAACCACCCTGGGGGAGAGAAATTCCATTAGCCATCATAAGGCTCTCTATAGAAAAATTTGGCCTTGGGAAAAATAATAAGCCATCAGAAGAATGGGCGTGCCAGTTCTCACCCGGTGGAGCACCACCGGCAAAATATTGTAAGGTATCACCAGTCCAGAGGAGCGAAGGGTCTAAAACTAGACTTCCAGGAATTTGAAAGCGAACCCCTTCTTCCAAGGTGAAGTTCAAACCGTCAAGAGAGATTGCCGAGTAAGTCTCTGGATTCCGATCACCAATTGGGTCACCGGTAAAGTAGAGGCGAAAGGTATCATTACGGAAAATAATATCCGGGTCACAAGGATGCCCAGGCCAAGTTTGGGTCCCAGGAATGACCACTTGGTAAAACCGCCAATTGTCAATCCCATTCGCGGAGATACCGACCATAATTCCATCTCGGGTGTGGGTCCAAAGACCCTGAAAATAAACATAAACATTTCTATCCGGACCGACTAAGGCATCGGGCACATCTGCGGAATCACTCATTATCAGATTTAACCTCTGCCAGTGCAAACCGTCCGATGAAATGGCAATCAAGAGCCGATTTTGCAAAGGCTGGGTGAAAATTAAACTCCAAAAAAGGAGGGAGAAAATGACCGTCTCCTATAAACCCGATGCCTGAGTCTTTAAGATTTCGGCTAAAAATAACTCTTCGGGTAAAGCACCCTCAAAGGAAATTGTGTCGTTAAGAACTGTCTTGGGAACTGCATAGACATCATATTTGTGAGCCAAATGGGGAAACTCCGCCGCATCAATCATGCAAGCCTGAATGAAAGAACTTTCAAAGGCGAATTGCTGAGCCAATTTCACGGCGGAAGGGCAATAGGGACAGGTAAGTGTGACAAAGACTTTAATATCTACTGGCTTATTTAAACTTCTTAAAACTTCTTTTGTCTTTTCGCTCAGTCCTGAATCCCTCAATGAGACCATCTTTATCGTCTCAATTAGCGAGTTAAACTCATAACCCCCTGGGATACCATAGAATTTTAATCCGTAATCCTTCTCTCCTTTTACAACAATCGCCGGCACCATATCCACCCAGTATTCCAAAGCCTTATCCTTATCGGTAATAAAATTATAGACCGAAAGTTTTAATAAAGGGGAAAGGTTAGTTATTTCCTCGGCTAACTGGCGATTCTCCCGGCAGAATTGACATTCCAATTCCTGGGTGAAGACAATCAGTTCCACCGGTTCTTTTAACTCCTTAAAAACTTCCCTAACTTCATTTTCTACTTCGGGTGTTAAAATTAATCCCATAACCCCTCCTATTTTCTTAATAAATAATGGTAAGCAGATAAGGCGGCTTTAGCCCCATCACCGCAGGCAATGATTATCTGTTTCCCCACCACATTTGTCACATCCCCACAGGCAAAAATCCCCTCTACCGAAGTCTCGCAGTTACAATTTATAATTATCTCCCCTAACTCATTCACTTTAACCATATCCTTTAAGAAATCGGTATTAGGGATAAGACCAATCTCCACGAAAACCCCATCTACTTTTAATTCCATCTCCTCGCCGTTTTCCACTCGTCTGAGCAATATCCCCTCCACCCTTTCTCTCCCCTTAATCTCTTTTGGGGAAAAGCCGATTATCTTTTCCACCTTTTCCGCCTTTGCCAATTTTTCTTGAAGAATCTGGTCGGCTCTCATTTCTCTCCGCACGATAAGATAAACCTTGCTTGCGGTTTTATTTAAGTCCAAGGCGGCACTCACTGCTGAATTTCCCCCGCCAACCACCGCTACGATTTTATTGGTAAAAAGGGGGGCATCACAAGTTACACAATAAGAAACTCCTCTCCCGGTCAACTCCTTTTCTCCGGGAATGTCCAAAGTCTTCGGTCTCTTCCCGCTAGCCACAATCACTACCCGTGCTTTATATCTCCCACCAAACTTTGTCTCAGTGATAAAGACCTCTCCCTCTTTACTTAATCCAATCACTTCATCCGGAATCCTCGTCTTTATCGGCAGGGAAGAGATTTGTTTTTGGAATCTCATCATCAAATCCGGACCAGAAACAGCAGAATAACCCATATAGTTTTCAATCATTGGCGCCCAGAGCGCCTGCCCCCCAAAATCTTTGGCAATCAGCAAGACTTTTAAATTCTTTCTTACGGCATAAAGTCCCGCAGTCATTCCCGCTGGACCACCACCGATAATTAAGATGTCATAAATTTCTTCGCTCATCTCAAACCAACGATAAAACCTTTCTCATTTAAATCAATCCTTCGCGCATTCGGCTCCTTCGGCAGTCCCGGCATCAGGTTAATATCACCAGCCATCGGTACTAAATAGCCGGCTCCGGAAAATATAACTACCCGGGAAATCGTTATTTTAAAACCTTTAGGCACACCAAAAAGCAATGGATTATCGGAAAGGGAGAGATTGGTCTTGGCGATACAGATTGGGAGATTACTCAAATTCAATTTATTAATCCGTTCTAAATCCTTTTCCGCCTGGGAGGTATAAATGACATCATCTGCTCCGTAAATCTCTCGTGCCACCTTAAAAATCTTCTCCTTAACCCCATCGGTAAGTTGATAGATTGGGGTAAAGGAAATATCCCATTTCGTTGTCATTTTTTCCACTACCTGAGCCAATTCTATCCCCCCTTCGCTTCCCTTCTGATAGCCCTCAAAGGTTACAAAAGGCACCTCCTGAAAGTCGCAGAAGCCTTTCACAATCTTTATCTCTTTCTCCTTATCACCTGGGAAAAGGTTCAAAACCACCGCCACGGGAAGGTTCATCTTTCTTAGATTC carries:
- a CDS encoding T9SS type A sorting domain-containing protein, which translates into the protein MQNRLLIAISSDGLHWQRLNLIMSDSADVPDALVGPDRNVYVYFQGLWTHTRDGIMVGISANGIDNWRFYQVVIPGTQTWPGHPCDPDIIFRNDTFRLYFTGDPIGDRNPETYSAISLDGLNFTLEEGVRFQIPGSLVLDPSLLWTGDTLQYFAGGAPPGENWHAHSSDGLLFFPRPNFSIESLMMANGISLPQGGYRFYGFNNNPNSSGIRSIFSLDGENWVLEPGYRLQIDSTNGLESRYVKDPAVILKDSIFIMYYVTRKPMGGIEGSGQLPTYSSIKIFPNPANSIVQFWVLSFLVKKVNIYNSEGRLIRTFSHKREIIWDGKDENGQKVRSGLYWLIGQNDKTIIKKKFIFLIN
- a CDS encoding thioredoxin family protein, with protein sequence MGLILTPEVENEVREVFKELKEPVELIVFTQELECQFCRENRQLAEEITNLSPLLKLSVYNFITDKDKALEYWVDMVPAIVVKGEKDYGLKFYGIPGGYEFNSLIETIKMVSLRDSGLSEKTKEVLRSLNKPVDIKVFVTLTCPYCPSAVKLAQQFAFESSFIQACMIDAAEFPHLAHKYDVYAVPKTVLNDTISFEGALPEELFLAEILKTQASGL
- a CDS encoding FAD-dependent oxidoreductase, encoding MSEEIYDILIIGGGPAGMTAGLYAVRKNLKVLLIAKDFGGQALWAPMIENYMGYSAVSGPDLMMRFQKQISSLPIKTRIPDEVIGLSKEGEVFITETKFGGRYKARVVIVASGKRPKTLDIPGEKELTGRGVSYCVTCDAPLFTNKIVAVVGGGNSAVSAALDLNKTASKVYLIVRREMRADQILQEKLAKAEKVEKIIGFSPKEIKGRERVEGILLRRVENGEEMELKVDGVFVEIGLIPNTDFLKDMVKVNELGEIIINCNCETSVEGIFACGDVTNVVGKQIIIACGDGAKAALSAYHYLLRK
- a CDS encoding DUF3857 domain-containing protein, translated to MINLLFLLTIISNDFLTDASAVIEKEITHLQVGKDFSHKEEKEISIFILTYRGREVFGNLLEKYNKGIEELKILEAKTKKKTGEEIVPEEKAIGDLSTVEKFLAPKYANSRIKSVAFSAVEESARLIYRSEKINKEKKKEFFGSKIFQKEEPVLYSELLLKTPFPIKYQTIGEVKVKEKREGDYFFYQFFCESLPRVKFEPNRVAISEISPRVYWTNLKDWQEVWDLLKKDFYPSVVIKGEIERKAKELAEGKGKIEALREIYNYVTKNWRDIPLTIQDAGLKPTKAYDVYNQKYADNKDKCLLLLSMLKAVGIDAYPGYVAQEIIKDIPSPTYFFYLILVLEMGNRYLFLDPTFPEKVSLSLSFPSILANYNEGFPILPDLIGREVFWVKPDTFFFLSIPYPEPEEITSEFFYTLSLDSLGNLEGEIKATLNGISAIELRANYKDKTEKEKEIALKGIISQIKTGAKLLNWSIENLREPQKPVQISLRFAAERYGIREGKRINFHLPPYLFFPNLSSYFTLPERKYPLDIKIPTSYKYYLQLTIPEGCAIYYSPKDFAFADSLIGLTISSRKDIPTFQLNKEIKFPKRRYLPEEYVSLKNAWSDFAKPENGFIILKKI